The following coding sequences are from one Candidatus Nitrohelix vancouverensis window:
- the mgtE gene encoding magnesium transporter has protein sequence MPVERIKGLFSAEEKPQEEIVATLNEMNFFEIARLLHELTVEEKIKVFHALDSDEKRQTLLYETDRDSRHEIQDSLDKEYLAFLLDEMPVDEAADLLKEYEEEVQEELLDKMGKKDADVIKNLITYGEETAGGLMTPLFYRVSPTQTATDILVQLKRESNHEMPPYFYVIKSNGELAGFFKLRDLLNVPAFAPATSFVREHTPTVLLDDTCDKIANLMDNEHLSAIPVVNEDNIMQGVVTFDDVIRAMQDIASVDIFTMVGTAKIDPFAKRTINKITTRAPWLFITFIGGMLSASILGFFESQISEFATILFFIPFVIGLAGNVGIQGATVIVRGMATGDVQDDNLRTVVRSEVLVGAANGVIFGLVCGVFIAMVARPLLNTTPVLGLVVGTGIMLAVIVASLVGSLAPTIFMKFGIDPAISAGPFVTVANDIMGIFIYLMTAKLILGFV, from the coding sequence ATGCCCGTTGAAAGAATAAAAGGTCTGTTTTCCGCCGAAGAGAAGCCTCAGGAAGAGATCGTCGCGACACTCAATGAAATGAATTTTTTTGAGATCGCCCGTCTCTTGCACGAGTTGACAGTAGAGGAAAAAATCAAGGTCTTCCACGCGCTCGATTCGGATGAGAAAAGGCAGACCCTTCTCTACGAGACCGACCGGGACAGTCGTCACGAAATTCAGGACTCGCTCGATAAGGAGTATCTCGCTTTCCTGCTGGACGAAATGCCGGTGGACGAGGCCGCCGACCTTTTAAAGGAATATGAAGAAGAAGTTCAAGAGGAACTTCTGGATAAAATGGGCAAGAAGGACGCCGATGTCATCAAAAACCTCATCACCTACGGCGAGGAAACGGCGGGCGGATTAATGACGCCGCTTTTCTACCGCGTCTCCCCCACCCAGACCGCAACCGACATTCTGGTTCAATTGAAGCGCGAGTCCAATCACGAGATGCCTCCGTATTTTTATGTGATCAAAAGCAATGGAGAGCTTGCCGGTTTTTTTAAACTCCGCGATCTGTTGAACGTTCCCGCATTCGCGCCGGCAACCAGTTTCGTTCGGGAACATACGCCTACAGTTCTGCTGGACGATACCTGCGACAAAATCGCAAACCTGATGGACAACGAACATTTGAGCGCCATTCCGGTAGTGAATGAAGACAATATCATGCAAGGCGTCGTCACCTTCGACGACGTCATCCGCGCCATGCAGGATATCGCCAGCGTAGATATCTTCACCATGGTCGGTACGGCAAAAATAGACCCTTTCGCCAAACGAACCATCAACAAAATCACAACGCGCGCGCCCTGGTTGTTCATCACCTTCATCGGCGGAATGCTCAGCGCTTCAATTTTGGGTTTTTTCGAATCTCAAATATCTGAATTTGCGACGATCCTGTTTTTCATTCCCTTTGTCATCGGGCTGGCGGGCAACGTTGGCATTCAAGGCGCAACGGTCATTGTTCGCGGCATGGCGACGGGAGACGTGCAAGATGACAACTTGCGAACTGTCGTGCGTAGCGAAGTGTTGGTCGGCGCCGCCAACGGGGTGATCTTTGGCCTTGTGTGCGGTGTCTTTATTGCAATGGTTGCCCGACCGTTACTGAATACCACGCCGGTCTTAGGGCTGGTGGTGGGAACCGGCATCATGCTGGCTGTCATTGTCGCCAGTCTGGTGGGTTCGCTGGCGCCTACGATATTTATGAAATTCGGGATTGACCCGGCAATCAGCGCAGGCCCCTTTGTAACCGTCGCCAACGACATCATGGGAATTTTCATCTACCTCATGACGGCGAAACTCATCCTGGGCTTTGTCTAA
- a CDS encoding ketoacyl-ACP synthase III, giving the protein MTESSMLNAEVMGVGSYVPEKILTNAELEKKLDTSDEWIRTRTGISERRIAASDQSASTLAANAARCALTSCEMSAEDIDLIIVATSSPDVLFPATACFVQKELGAARAAAFDITAVCSGFVFALSIAEQYLKMGRYQNILVIGSEVNSRIVNWEDRSTCILFGDGAGAMLLGSRNGGNRSGILSTHIHSDGQRSELIRVPGGIGKTGVSAQSVEEGQYFIHMAGNATYKVAVQRLEEVSREALAANGLTPEDVDWVVPHQANKRIIDAASERLNIPAEKVFSNINKYGNTSAASIPIALTEAFECGKIEKGNIVLLMVVGAGLTWGACVIQW; this is encoded by the coding sequence ATGACAGAATCATCCATGCTTAACGCGGAGGTCATGGGAGTCGGCTCTTATGTCCCTGAAAAAATTTTAACCAATGCAGAACTGGAAAAGAAACTCGATACCAGCGACGAATGGATTCGAACGCGCACCGGTATTTCTGAGCGACGCATCGCCGCGAGCGATCAGTCCGCATCCACGCTGGCCGCGAATGCGGCGCGCTGTGCCTTGACTTCATGTGAAATGTCGGCGGAAGATATTGATTTGATCATTGTCGCTACTTCCAGCCCGGATGTTCTGTTTCCTGCTACGGCTTGCTTTGTGCAAAAAGAATTGGGCGCCGCCCGAGCGGCGGCATTTGATATCACCGCAGTCTGTTCTGGTTTTGTGTTTGCCTTATCGATCGCTGAGCAGTATCTCAAAATGGGTCGCTATCAAAACATTCTGGTCATTGGTAGCGAGGTCAATTCGCGCATCGTGAACTGGGAGGATCGTTCAACCTGTATTCTGTTCGGCGACGGCGCCGGGGCGATGTTGCTGGGAAGCAGGAATGGCGGAAACCGTTCCGGTATTCTGTCGACACATATTCATTCTGACGGGCAACGCTCCGAGTTGATAAGGGTTCCGGGAGGCATCGGTAAGACGGGCGTGTCGGCGCAGTCGGTTGAAGAGGGTCAGTATTTTATTCATATGGCAGGAAACGCTACTTATAAAGTGGCGGTGCAACGACTTGAGGAAGTTTCGCGGGAAGCGTTGGCGGCGAATGGGTTGACTCCTGAAGATGTGGATTGGGTGGTGCCGCATCAGGCCAACAAACGCATCATCGACGCCGCATCCGAGCGTTTGAATATTCCCGCAGAAAAAGTATTTTCGAATATCAATAAATACGGCAACACCTCTGCCGCCTCGATTCCAATCGCTCTGACCGAGGCATTTGAGTGCGGCAAGATTGAAAAAGGAAATATCGTTTTATTGATGGTGGTCGGAGCCGGATTAACTTGGGGAGCTTGCGTGATTCAATGGTAA
- a CDS encoding antibiotic biosynthesis monooxygenase, whose protein sequence is MVTIGMNYKVIPGKEETFEKAFASVLKVMEEGEGHTKSALYKDVSDAQSYLIVSEWNSEDAYQTFINSGKFAEVVNWGKENILAGRPSHTMYKH, encoded by the coding sequence ATGGTCACGATTGGAATGAATTATAAGGTGATTCCGGGAAAAGAAGAAACATTTGAGAAAGCATTTGCCAGCGTGCTCAAGGTCATGGAAGAGGGCGAGGGGCACACGAAATCTGCTTTGTATAAAGATGTGAGCGATGCGCAGTCTTATTTGATCGTGTCCGAGTGGAACTCAGAAGACGCTTACCAGACTTTTATCAACTCGGGTAAATTTGCCGAAGTGGTTAACTGGGGAAAAGAAAATATCCTGGCGGGTCGCCCAAGCCACACGATGTACAAGCATTGA
- a CDS encoding pilus assembly protein: MEILHRGDLEQGGFADLREYYLVEDPRALGDDIEETSWRGIGNFAYLADSKYSPKGTTRMHSHKEIDVITFVLEGRLLHEGSLENGQDLSESQIQVQRAGGEGFSHNEINPDDIENRVLQLWVLPEIEGEPAGYKLYQPDWGKVTRIYGGAKDQSETFDSHTLVDVAKMKESQSFKVKGEFIAYLSLGEGIANDLEISEGDLIRGNGLHFKAKQKSQLVLVQLNE; the protein is encoded by the coding sequence ATGGAAATTCTACATCGTGGTGATCTGGAACAAGGAGGATTTGCGGACCTCAGAGAATATTACCTGGTAGAGGACCCCAGGGCTCTGGGTGACGATATTGAAGAAACATCCTGGCGGGGGATAGGCAATTTCGCTTATCTGGCGGATTCTAAATACAGTCCCAAAGGGACTACAAGAATGCACAGTCACAAGGAAATTGATGTTATTACTTTCGTTTTGGAGGGTCGGCTTTTGCACGAGGGTTCGTTGGAAAACGGACAGGATCTCTCTGAATCGCAGATACAGGTCCAACGTGCGGGCGGTGAAGGCTTCTCTCATAACGAGATCAACCCTGATGATATCGAAAACAGGGTACTCCAGCTTTGGGTTCTTCCAGAAATCGAGGGAGAACCTGCTGGCTACAAATTGTATCAACCTGATTGGGGAAAGGTGACGCGGATATACGGTGGCGCCAAAGATCAAAGCGAAACTTTTGACAGCCATACTTTAGTGGATGTTGCAAAGATGAAGGAAAGCCAGAGCTTTAAAGTAAAAGGAGAGTTTATTGCTTATTTAAGCTTAGGCGAAGGCATAGCAAATGATCTAGAAATTTCTGAAGGAGACTTGATCCGTGGTAACGGATTACATTTTAAAGCGAAGCAAAAATCCCAATTAGTTTTGGTTCAATTGAATGAATGA
- the fabF gene encoding beta-ketoacyl-ACP synthase II, translated as MSANRRVVVTGIGMVSPLGIGLEANWSAVTNGRSGVGEITSFDTKDFPVKIAGEVRGFDPADYIDHKEIKKMDRFIHYAVACSKMALEDSGYVITEENAYRTGVQIGVGLGGLPAIEKYHDVLKERGVKKITPFFIPMLIANLASGQVSILFGAKGPNTCVVTACATGTHSIGEAARMIKYGDADMMFAGGSESVITPLCVGGFHASKALSTRNDDPQGASRPFDKDRDGFVIGEGCGVVILEELESAKKRGAKIYAELTGYGLNGDAHHITATAPNGEGAARCMKLALESGKVNPEDVDYINAHGTSTGADATETAAIKTAFGDHARRVAISSTKSMTGHLLGAAGGVEAIFVILAIGRGVLPPTINYTTPDPECDLDYVPNQARDKEIKVGMSNSFGFGGTNGVLIFKEFLN; from the coding sequence ATGTCTGCGAATCGTCGCGTAGTCGTGACGGGTATAGGCATGGTCTCCCCGCTAGGGATTGGTCTTGAAGCGAACTGGTCTGCCGTTACAAACGGTCGTTCAGGCGTTGGAGAAATCACCTCCTTCGACACCAAAGATTTCCCTGTTAAAATTGCGGGCGAGGTTCGTGGTTTTGATCCCGCCGACTACATAGATCATAAAGAAATAAAGAAGATGGATCGGTTCATCCATTACGCCGTCGCTTGCAGTAAGATGGCGTTGGAGGATTCCGGCTATGTGATCACCGAGGAAAACGCGTATCGCACAGGTGTGCAGATAGGCGTTGGGCTGGGCGGATTGCCTGCGATTGAAAAATATCACGACGTTCTCAAAGAACGCGGCGTGAAAAAAATCACTCCGTTTTTCATTCCCATGCTGATCGCCAACCTGGCTTCGGGGCAGGTTTCAATTCTGTTCGGAGCTAAGGGACCCAATACTTGCGTCGTTACTGCTTGCGCTACGGGCACTCATAGCATTGGCGAAGCCGCGCGCATGATCAAGTATGGCGACGCGGACATGATGTTTGCCGGCGGTTCGGAATCGGTCATCACGCCTCTCTGTGTTGGAGGCTTTCACGCTTCTAAAGCCTTGTCCACTCGCAACGATGATCCGCAAGGCGCCAGTCGACCTTTCGATAAGGATCGCGACGGTTTCGTGATCGGTGAAGGTTGCGGCGTTGTGATTCTTGAAGAATTGGAATCCGCTAAAAAACGCGGCGCAAAAATCTATGCCGAACTCACGGGCTATGGACTCAACGGCGATGCGCATCATATCACCGCGACGGCTCCCAATGGAGAAGGCGCGGCGCGCTGTATGAAGCTGGCCCTGGAGAGCGGTAAAGTCAATCCTGAAGACGTCGACTATATCAACGCGCACGGCACATCGACAGGCGCCGATGCGACGGAGACGGCGGCTATCAAAACGGCGTTTGGCGATCATGCGCGTCGTGTTGCGATCAGTTCCACCAAATCCATGACCGGGCATTTGTTGGGCGCGGCGGGTGGTGTGGAAGCTATTTTTGTAATTCTTGCCATCGGTCGCGGGGTGTTGCCCCCGACTATCAACTACACTACGCCCGATCCTGAATGCGATCTGGATTATGTCCCCAACCAGGCGAGGGACAAAGAAATTAAGGTTGGGATGTCGAACTCCTTTGGGTTTGGCGGTACAAACGGCGTATTGATCTTCAAAGAATTTTTAAACTAG
- a CDS encoding EVE domain-containing protein, producing MNHWLVKQEPSKYSWEDFVKDGKTHWDGVRNYQARNNLKAMKKGDQVLYYHSIIGKEVVGVAEVCRESYPDPTTDDERWVVVDLKPIETFKKPVTLDQVKVAKGLESVALIKQSRLSVMPLSAKEFNIIMKLGETRLP from the coding sequence ATGAATCATTGGTTAGTCAAGCAGGAACCCTCCAAGTATAGCTGGGAGGATTTTGTCAAAGACGGCAAAACCCATTGGGACGGAGTGCGAAATTATCAGGCTCGCAACAACCTCAAGGCAATGAAAAAAGGCGATCAGGTCCTGTATTACCACAGCATTATCGGCAAGGAAGTGGTTGGCGTTGCTGAAGTTTGTCGCGAAAGCTATCCCGACCCGACAACAGACGACGAACGCTGGGTGGTGGTCGATCTCAAGCCAATAGAAACCTTCAAGAAACCGGTTACCCTGGATCAGGTCAAAGTGGCAAAGGGTCTGGAATCCGTCGCGCTGATCAAACAGTCCCGCTTGTCAGTCATGCCGTTATCCGCAAAAGAATTCAACATCATTATGAAACTGGGCGAAACCCGCCTGCCCTGA
- a CDS encoding GAF domain-containing protein, giving the protein MNSRTVKTDDHKIELSEDENLNELLTSVVLEVKTYADRLANQIKKLSDIGRALSGVHDLNQLLEMIVDQARQFTHADAGTLYLMEDNKLKFKIVQNDKLKIRMGGKTGGKIPFDPVELTETNVSAFVAIKGVSVNIPDVYDTDLFDFTGPKKFDQSTGYRSQSMLVVPMRNHEDDIIGVLQLLNAQNPKTMEVITFSPDYENLTESLASQAAVAVTNATLISDMTNLFESFVQVMATAIDEKSPVTGGHIRRVANLTLTLADVINDQAEGRFKDIKFNSEQLYELRIAAWMHDIGKVTTPVEIVEKAKKLQTIFDRIEYINVRMDYLLQKVKLKGVEKKFEMAQKGAAQEVIQKIDAEMRKKIDEIKEVKTFINKCNEPGEFLEDEKIDRLKVISKMSYIDEDGNERPFLDEDELLNLSIRRGSITEEERKKMQDHAAVTLKMLNQIPFTKKLRNIPHFAGAHHEFINGKGYPLGLKGDEIPFEGKLMAVTDIAEALTAADRPYKKAMPLNVVYKILRSMAKDGELDNDLVELFINESVYDKYKLQYETPPSPEPQDAEEVENSAAVKN; this is encoded by the coding sequence ATGAACTCACGGACAGTCAAAACCGACGATCATAAAATTGAACTTTCAGAGGATGAAAACCTCAACGAACTGTTGACCAGCGTTGTCCTCGAAGTGAAGACTTATGCGGATCGCCTCGCCAATCAGATCAAAAAATTATCTGATATCGGTCGAGCCCTGTCGGGTGTTCACGATCTCAATCAATTGCTGGAAATGATTGTCGACCAGGCGCGTCAATTCACCCATGCAGATGCGGGCACCCTGTATCTGATGGAAGACAATAAGCTCAAATTCAAAATTGTTCAAAACGACAAACTGAAAATCCGAATGGGCGGCAAGACGGGCGGTAAAATCCCCTTCGATCCCGTTGAACTGACGGAAACCAACGTTTCCGCTTTTGTCGCCATCAAAGGCGTATCGGTCAACATACCCGACGTTTATGATACCGACTTGTTCGACTTCACCGGTCCCAAGAAATTCGACCAGTCCACCGGCTACCGCTCGCAATCCATGCTGGTGGTGCCGATGCGTAATCACGAGGACGATATCATCGGCGTATTGCAATTGCTGAACGCGCAAAACCCGAAGACCATGGAGGTCATCACCTTCTCGCCCGACTACGAGAACCTGACCGAATCACTGGCATCGCAAGCCGCCGTCGCCGTCACCAACGCCACCCTGATATCGGACATGACCAACCTGTTCGAATCGTTCGTGCAAGTCATGGCAACAGCAATCGACGAAAAGTCCCCCGTAACCGGAGGACACATCCGCCGTGTGGCCAACCTGACCCTCACTCTCGCAGACGTCATCAACGATCAGGCCGAGGGTCGCTTCAAAGACATCAAATTCAATTCCGAGCAACTCTACGAACTCCGCATTGCCGCCTGGATGCACGATATTGGAAAAGTCACAACGCCTGTCGAGATCGTCGAAAAAGCTAAAAAACTACAGACTATTTTTGATCGCATCGAGTACATCAATGTCCGCATGGATTACCTGTTGCAGAAAGTCAAACTCAAGGGCGTTGAGAAAAAATTCGAGATGGCGCAGAAAGGCGCCGCTCAGGAAGTGATCCAGAAAATCGATGCCGAGATGAGAAAAAAAATTGATGAGATCAAGGAGGTCAAAACCTTCATCAACAAATGCAATGAACCGGGGGAATTCCTCGAAGACGAAAAAATCGACCGACTCAAAGTGATCTCCAAAATGAGCTACATCGACGAAGATGGCAACGAACGCCCTTTCCTCGATGAAGATGAACTCCTCAATCTGTCGATCCGTCGCGGTAGTATCACCGAAGAAGAACGCAAGAAAATGCAGGACCACGCCGCCGTAACGCTCAAAATGTTAAACCAGATTCCTTTCACGAAAAAACTGAGAAACATTCCTCATTTCGCAGGAGCGCATCACGAGTTTATCAACGGCAAAGGCTACCCACTCGGTTTAAAGGGCGATGAAATTCCCTTTGAAGGAAAACTCATGGCAGTGACCGACATCGCTGAAGCCCTCACCGCCGCAGACCGGCCCTACAAAAAAGCCATGCCTCTCAATGTGGTCTACAAGATTTTGAGAAGTATGGCAAAGGATGGAGAACTCGACAACGATCTCGTCGAACTGTTCATCAACGAATCTGTTTACGACAAATACAAACTGCAATACGAAACCCCACCCAGCCCCGAGCCTCAAGACGCTGAAGAAGTGGAAAACAGCGCCGCCGTTAAAAATTAA
- the fabG gene encoding 3-oxoacyl-[acyl-carrier-protein] reductase — MTEKTLQDKVALVTGGAQGIGLKIGEALAAEGAHVILGDVNLEGCQASADRIKGQGGSASGIRLDVSNAEEVKSAFDSIAKDHKPLDILVNNAGITRDGLLVRMKEDDWDRVLDINLKGSFLCGQQAAKQMMKQRQGAIVNIASIVGVMGNAGQANYSSSKAGLIGLTKTMARELAPRNVTVNAVAPGFIDTEMTRVLDEKVREKLIEQIPLARLGLPEDISNSVLFLVSSKSGYITGQVINVNGGMLM; from the coding sequence ATGACAGAGAAAACGTTGCAGGATAAAGTAGCGCTGGTGACTGGCGGCGCGCAGGGAATTGGTCTTAAAATCGGCGAGGCGCTGGCGGCTGAAGGCGCGCACGTGATTTTGGGCGACGTGAACCTGGAAGGCTGTCAGGCCTCTGCGGATCGCATTAAGGGGCAGGGTGGATCGGCGTCTGGAATTCGCTTGGATGTTTCCAACGCGGAAGAAGTGAAATCCGCTTTTGATTCCATCGCCAAGGATCACAAGCCGCTCGATATCCTCGTCAACAATGCGGGAATCACGCGAGACGGTTTGCTGGTTCGCATGAAGGAGGACGATTGGGATCGCGTTCTCGACATCAATTTGAAGGGCAGTTTTCTGTGCGGTCAGCAGGCGGCAAAGCAAATGATGAAACAGCGACAGGGCGCCATCGTTAATATTGCATCCATTGTCGGCGTGATGGGGAATGCCGGACAGGCCAATTACTCCTCATCCAAAGCGGGGTTGATTGGTTTGACGAAAACCATGGCGCGCGAGTTGGCGCCAAGGAATGTGACGGTCAACGCGGTGGCTCCCGGATTTATCGATACGGAAATGACGCGGGTCCTGGATGAAAAAGTCAGAGAGAAATTGATCGAGCAAATCCCGTTGGCGCGCTTGGGATTGCCTGAAGATATTTCGAACAGTGTTTTATTTTTAGTTTCTAGCAAATCGGGTTATATTACCGGTCAGGTTATCAATGTTAATGGCGGCATGTTGATGTAA
- the rnc gene encoding ribonuclease III — protein MVSDSRQLELDDLQEKLGYRFKSLDLLNKSLTHKSYTHENKTRVKHNERFEFLGDSVLDLVVSEFMIREYSDHGEGVLSKIRAAVVNESCLAEMARAIDLGRFLLLGKGEENTKGREKSSLLANAFEALAGALYVDGGLEPVRKSLFPLLKVEIEALENSQNYRDYKSDLQEYTQEKLVCIPIYKVVRESGPDHDKRFEVEVTVNDRVEGKGIGRSKKEAEQVAAMMALRQFQSKND, from the coding sequence ATGGTTTCAGACAGTCGTCAACTCGAACTGGATGATCTGCAGGAAAAACTGGGTTACCGGTTTAAAAGTCTTGATCTGCTGAACAAATCGCTGACTCACAAGTCTTACACGCACGAAAACAAAACGCGCGTTAAGCACAACGAGCGCTTTGAGTTTCTGGGCGATTCGGTTCTGGATCTGGTTGTGAGCGAGTTCATGATTCGTGAGTATTCGGATCATGGCGAAGGCGTTTTGTCTAAAATTCGCGCCGCTGTTGTGAATGAATCCTGTCTGGCGGAAATGGCCCGGGCGATCGATCTGGGACGATTTCTGCTTCTGGGCAAAGGCGAGGAAAACACCAAGGGAAGGGAAAAAAGTTCTCTCCTTGCCAATGCTTTCGAGGCTCTTGCAGGCGCCTTGTATGTGGATGGCGGTCTGGAGCCGGTTAGAAAATCCCTGTTTCCTTTATTGAAAGTTGAGATCGAAGCGCTGGAAAACTCGCAGAATTATCGCGATTATAAAAGCGATTTACAGGAATACACTCAGGAAAAGCTGGTTTGCATTCCTATCTATAAGGTGGTTCGGGAATCGGGGCCGGACCATGACAAGCGTTTTGAAGTGGAAGTGACGGTTAACGACCGGGTTGAAGGCAAAGGGATTGGCCGTAGTAAAAAAGAGGCGGAACAGGTAGCGGCCATGATGGCCTTGAGGCAGTTTCAATCCAAAAACGATTGA
- a CDS encoding nucleoid-structuring protein H-NS, translating into MFRKEIKVLDCTIRDGGLMNNHQFSDEFVSRVFQVVNAAGVDYIELGYKADESQFSRNEFGPMKFCSEKDIETVVGKSEKKSKISVMVDIGRVNPNDIPLKSESLVDMMRIASYTKDIDKAIDLVNSIKNKGYETTINIMAVSHARENELEEALEQIENESQVDVVYLVDSFGALYSEQITYLAKKYKRILKTRELGIHAHNNQQLAFANTIESIINNINYLDGTILGIGRAAGNCPLELLLGFLKNPKYDLRPILEVLETDFVKLSKEIEWGYTIPYMLTGIMDLHPRSGMKLRRSENKDAYLDFYEQLINEASV; encoded by the coding sequence ATGTTTCGAAAAGAAATCAAGGTTTTAGATTGCACCATTCGTGACGGTGGTTTGATGAACAACCATCAGTTTTCAGATGAATTTGTTAGCCGCGTGTTCCAAGTCGTGAATGCCGCAGGTGTGGATTATATAGAATTGGGTTATAAGGCGGATGAATCCCAGTTCAGCAGAAACGAATTTGGACCGATGAAATTTTGTTCCGAAAAGGACATCGAAACGGTTGTTGGAAAAAGCGAGAAGAAATCAAAAATTTCCGTCATGGTCGATATCGGCCGCGTAAATCCTAACGATATTCCACTCAAGAGCGAAAGCCTTGTGGATATGATGCGTATCGCGTCCTACACCAAGGATATCGACAAGGCGATCGATCTTGTCAACAGCATCAAGAACAAGGGATACGAAACCACGATCAACATCATGGCTGTTTCGCATGCGCGTGAGAATGAGCTGGAGGAAGCGCTGGAGCAGATCGAAAATGAAAGCCAGGTGGATGTCGTTTACCTGGTAGACAGTTTTGGCGCATTGTACTCAGAGCAAATCACTTACCTTGCTAAAAAGTACAAAAGAATTCTGAAAACCCGCGAACTCGGAATCCACGCGCACAACAATCAACAACTGGCGTTTGCGAACACCATCGAATCGATCATCAATAACATTAACTACCTTGATGGAACGATCCTTGGAATAGGCCGGGCGGCAGGCAACTGTCCCTTGGAGTTATTGCTTGGTTTTCTGAAAAACCCAAAATATGATTTGCGCCCGATTCTGGAAGTCCTCGAAACGGATTTTGTCAAATTGAGCAAAGAGATTGAATGGGGATACACCATTCCCTACATGCTGACGGGTATCATGGATCTCCACCCGCGCTCTGGAATGAAATTGCGCCGTTCGGAGAATAAAGATGCTTATCTGGATTTCTACGAGCAATTGATCAACGAAGCCAGCGTTTGA
- the acpP gene encoding acyl carrier protein yields MSVEEKVKEIIVDQLGVDEKQVNGEASFIDDLGADSLDTVELVMALEEEFDIEIPDEDAEKISTVQHAIDYIHNHTN; encoded by the coding sequence ATGTCCGTTGAAGAGAAGGTCAAGGAAATTATTGTAGATCAATTGGGCGTTGATGAGAAGCAGGTGAACGGCGAGGCGTCTTTCATTGACGACCTGGGCGCGGATTCTCTTGATACCGTTGAGCTGGTGATGGCGTTGGAAGAGGAATTTGATATTGAAATTCCGGACGAGGACGCAGAGAAGATATCCACCGTTCAGCATGCAATCGATTATATTCATAACCATACAAACTGA
- the fabD gene encoding ACP S-malonyltransferase encodes MVKTAFLFPGQGAQTVGMGRDFYDRFPEAKEMYGQANEVLGIDIASICFNGPDETLTLTENTQPAILIHSIIALKMLRGNGIDAILAAGHSLGEYSALVASGALEFLDAVRLVQLRGRFMQEAVPVGVGGMAAILGMPLENVQTLCNEFSQPDQIVQPANMNSPEQIVIAGHKAAVEKVSAEAQSKGAKKAVMLPVSAPFHCPLMKPAEIRLRQELDRTEFKSMTFPIIANVDAQLVSDGSVARENLAKQVCSPVLWTDTMQALLDQGITRFIELGPGRVLSGLMKRFDKSVQCFQVSDAASLEKTLAEIKASA; translated from the coding sequence ATGGTAAAAACAGCATTTTTATTTCCAGGGCAAGGGGCGCAAACCGTTGGCATGGGGCGCGACTTTTACGATCGATTTCCAGAAGCCAAAGAGATGTACGGGCAGGCCAACGAGGTTCTCGGCATCGATATCGCAAGTATTTGTTTTAATGGTCCTGATGAGACCTTGACTCTGACTGAAAATACCCAGCCGGCGATTCTGATTCATAGTATAATCGCCTTGAAAATGTTGAGGGGAAATGGTATAGATGCCATACTTGCGGCAGGCCACAGTCTGGGTGAGTATTCGGCGTTGGTTGCTTCGGGGGCCTTGGAGTTTCTTGATGCAGTGCGTCTTGTGCAGTTGCGCGGACGTTTCATGCAGGAAGCCGTGCCGGTTGGAGTGGGTGGCATGGCGGCAATCCTTGGAATGCCGCTGGAGAATGTGCAGACCTTGTGTAATGAGTTCTCCCAGCCGGATCAGATCGTTCAACCCGCAAACATGAACAGCCCCGAGCAGATTGTCATCGCCGGGCATAAAGCGGCGGTGGAGAAGGTGTCTGCCGAAGCCCAGAGTAAGGGCGCTAAAAAAGCGGTCATGTTGCCTGTCAGCGCTCCTTTTCATTGTCCTCTCATGAAACCCGCAGAAATCAGATTGCGGCAGGAACTGGACCGGACAGAATTTAAATCCATGACGTTTCCCATCATCGCTAACGTCGATGCGCAGTTGGTTAGCGATGGAAGTGTGGCGCGTGAGAATCTGGCGAAACAGGTTTGCTCTCCCGTTCTCTGGACGGATACCATGCAGGCGTTGCTGGATCAGGGAATCACAAGATTTATTGAATTGGGACCGGGGCGGGTGCTTTCCGGGTTGATGAAACGTTTTGACAAGTCGGTTCAGTGTTTTCAGGTTTCCGATGCGGCATCGCTGGAGAAAACCCTGGCTGAGATCAAGGCGAGCGCCTGA